The DNA window GGAATTTCCCTGTTTCATATTTTTCGTATGCTTGTCCCTGAAGCACTTACAGTTTTGGCGAATCGACTTCTGGTGAGGTCCCGTTTATTATGCAGATTGCATTTCAGTTTTTAACGACATCAAGCGGATTGCGCCCTCCGTCTGTTTATGGTTAGAACAGCCCTCTCAAGATCATTAGCAGAAAAATTAGGATAAAAGGCGAAATATCGATACCGAGATTTCGAGTCCTGGGTCCAAGTGCTCTACGAATCGGGGTCAAAGCTGGATCTACGATACGACTTGTCCACCAATAGATTTGCCTGATAGTTGAATTTTGCGTGCCGTAAACAAACCAAGAAAGAATGGCATTTCCTATAACGATGAATACATAAATTTCAATCAATTGGTGAAGAACCCAAGCCAGTAGATCCATAATTTTTTTCCTATATTTCCCAATCTTATGTGCTACCCAATTCTTTCGCGCGTTCAGTTGCGGCGAGAATCGCTTCGGTGAGCGTAGCCCTCAAGCCTCCTTTTTCCAAAGCGTGCAGTCCAGCAGCTGTTGTGCCACCGGGGGTCGTGACGCGGTTCTTGAGAGTCGCAGGATGTTCCTGCGTTTCGGCTAACATCGTTGCTGCTCCTAATACGGTGTGTGTTGCCAGTTTTTGGGCATCCGTCCGAGGTAAACCGACATGAACACCGGCATCAGCTAATGCTTCGATAAAGAGTGCAACATAGGCAGGTCCACTGCCACTCACACCTGTGACGGCATCAAGATGACGCTCATCCATCACTAAGGAGGTACCACAGGCGTTGAAAATCTTTTGTGCTATTGTGAGATGCGTCTCGTTCGCTGCGCTGCCTGTCGTTAGCACCGATATTGCTGCCCCTACCGAAGCCGCGATATTTGGCATTACCCGAATAACAGCTGGGGGTGTGTCAAAATAGGATTCAAGTGTTGTTGTTGTCACACCTGCAGCGATGCTAATAAGCGATTGCGATATTGATAAGTTGCGCGCAACCTGTGGGAGAATGTGAGGGATAGCTGCGGGTGGCACCGCACAGAGAATCACGTCCGCCTTTTCCATGAGTGTGTCAATATCCGCTGTGCTGTTAGTGCTTTTTTCTTCACAGAGCTGCTTGACAAGTGTGGTATCCAGATCCGTAACCCATACGTGTCTGGCAGGGAATACCGTTCCAGCAATACTTCGGACGATAATGCCTCCCATCTTTCCAATGCCTATTACACCTAATTGAAGATTTTTAATTATTCCTTGCGGTTCGTTCAGGTAGGTTTCGCTCATGACGTACCTTTCCGTGGACCTGGAACCTCGAAGATCGCTCTACCGATTCTAACGAGATTCGCGCCTTCTTCAATAGCAACCTCAAAGTCGTTTGTCATTCCCATTGAGAGATGCCGCATAGTAACTCCAGGAAACTTTTGTGCTTCTATTTTTTCAGCAAGTAATCGAAGTAAAGCGAACGCTGGACGGTTTACTTCGGGTGAAGGACTTAGTTTCCCCATTGTCATCAATCCAGCGATATGGACTGTTGGATATGCCTGTGCCTCTTCCATGAATCCAAGTAAATCGTCAGCATCTAAACCATACTTAC is part of the Candidatus Poribacteria bacterium genome and encodes:
- a CDS encoding YggT family protein, which produces MDLLAWVLHQLIEIYVFIVIGNAILSWFVYGTQNSTIRQIYWWTSRIVDPALTPIRRALGPRTRNLGIDISPFILIFLLMILRGLF
- the proC gene encoding pyrroline-5-carboxylate reductase, which produces MSETYLNEPQGIIKNLQLGVIGIGKMGGIIVRSIAGTVFPARHVWVTDLDTTLVKQLCEEKSTNSTADIDTLMEKADVILCAVPPAAIPHILPQVARNLSISQSLISIAAGVTTTTLESYFDTPPAVIRVMPNIAASVGAAISVLTTGSAANETHLTIAQKIFNACGTSLVMDERHLDAVTGVSGSGPAYVALFIEALADAGVHVGLPRTDAQKLATHTVLGAATMLAETQEHPATLKNRVTTPGGTTAAGLHALEKGGLRATLTEAILAATERAKELGST